In Lemur catta isolate mLemCat1 chromosome 1, mLemCat1.pri, whole genome shotgun sequence, one DNA window encodes the following:
- the SPTSSB gene encoding serine palmitoyltransferase small subunit B: MDFRRVKEYFSWLYYQYQIISCCAVLEPWERSMFNTILLTIFAMVVYTAYVFIPIHIRLAWEFFSKICGYHSTISN, encoded by the coding sequence ATGGATTTCAGGCGTGTGAAGGAATATTTCTCCTGGCTCTACTATCAATACCAAATCATTAGTTGCTGTGCTGTCTTGGAGCCCTGGGAGCGATCTATGTTCAACACCATCTTACTAACTATTTTTGCTATGGTTGTATACACTGCCTATGTCTTTATCCCAATCCACATTCGCCTGGCTTGggaatttttctcaaaaatatgcGGATATCACAGTACAATTTCTAACTGA